The following proteins come from a genomic window of Achromobacter sp. AONIH1:
- a CDS encoding SCP2 domain-containing protein codes for MNLSLPAPPALLARLGRKLPAPLVSLHFTAGLELARRFKWLAPPAELDGRRFAITVEDLGLRSCFAVRGGAFRPVWDGAPAELELGARLADFLALMRADMDADTLFFQRRLRISGDTELGLIVKNWLDASPRPAWLDKLGALGRPQA; via the coding sequence ATGAACCTGAGCCTGCCCGCGCCGCCCGCGCTGCTGGCCCGGCTGGGCCGCAAGCTGCCGGCGCCGCTCGTGTCGCTGCACTTCACCGCCGGGCTGGAGCTGGCGCGTCGCTTCAAATGGCTGGCGCCGCCGGCCGAGCTGGATGGCCGGCGCTTCGCCATCACCGTCGAGGACCTGGGCCTGCGCAGCTGCTTCGCCGTGCGCGGCGGCGCGTTCCGCCCCGTGTGGGACGGCGCGCCGGCCGAGCTTGAACTGGGCGCCAGGCTGGCCGACTTCCTGGCGCTGATGCGCGCGGACATGGACGCCGACACCTTGTTCTTCCAGCGCCGGCTGCGGATATCCGGCGACACCGAGCTGGGCCTGATCGTGAAGAACTGGCTGGACGCCTCGCCGCGGCCGGCCTGGCTGGACAAGCTGGGCGCGCTGGGGAGGCCGCAAGCCTGA